A stretch of the Kroppenstedtia eburnea genome encodes the following:
- a CDS encoding TIGR01212 family radical SAM protein (This family includes YhcC from E. coli K-12, an uncharacterized radical SAM protein.), with protein MNASSPEPIPLLWGDKRYHTWNHHLRSHFGQKVFKVPLDGGFTCPNRDGSVATGGCTFCSPRGSGDFAGDRRQDLVKQFNTVRDRMHQKWPKAKYIGYFQAFSNTYAPVDVLRPMYEAILEQPDVVGLSIATRPDCLPDDVVELLAELNQRTYLWVELGLQTIHDSTSELINRGHDYACFLDGVAKLRRHGIRTCVHIIHGLPQESVEMMLETAQACAAMDIQGIKIHSLHLLRKTPMVRQYREGLLQLLDRDTYIKLVADTLEMLPPEMVVHRVTGDGPPDLLIGPMWSSKKWETLNGIDDELKRRGSWQGKKWSPGITSRLPQRSQGSRP; from the coding sequence ATGAATGCCTCATCACCGGAACCGATCCCTCTGTTGTGGGGGGATAAAAGGTACCATACATGGAATCACCATTTACGGAGCCATTTTGGGCAGAAAGTGTTCAAAGTCCCTTTGGATGGCGGATTCACCTGTCCCAACCGGGACGGAAGCGTGGCCACCGGAGGGTGCACCTTTTGCAGCCCCCGCGGGTCGGGAGACTTCGCCGGCGATCGCCGTCAGGATTTGGTGAAGCAGTTTAACACCGTCCGGGACCGGATGCATCAAAAATGGCCCAAAGCCAAGTATATCGGCTATTTTCAGGCCTTCAGCAATACCTATGCCCCTGTGGATGTCCTTCGTCCGATGTATGAAGCGATCTTGGAGCAACCCGATGTGGTGGGCCTGTCCATCGCCACCCGGCCCGACTGTCTTCCCGACGATGTGGTGGAGTTGCTCGCCGAGCTGAACCAACGCACATACCTCTGGGTGGAACTGGGGTTGCAAACCATTCATGATTCCACCTCCGAGCTGATTAACCGGGGTCATGACTACGCCTGTTTTCTCGATGGCGTCGCCAAACTTCGCCGGCACGGAATCCGCACCTGTGTCCACATTATCCACGGCCTCCCCCAGGAATCCGTCGAGATGATGCTGGAGACGGCCCAAGCATGTGCCGCCATGGATATCCAGGGGATCAAAATTCACTCCCTCCACCTGCTGCGCAAAACGCCCATGGTGCGACAGTACAGGGAAGGCCTGCTGCAACTTTTGGACCGGGACACCTATATCAAGTTGGTCGCCGACACGCTGGAGATGCTGCCGCCGGAGATGGTGGTCCATCGCGTGACAGGGGACGGCCCTCCCGACCTGTTGATCGGCCCCATGTGGAGCTCGAAAAAATGGGAAACATTGAACGGGATCGATGATGAATTAAAAAGGCGCGGTTCATGGCAGGGAAAAAAGTGGTCTCCGGGGATCACCTCCCGACTCCCGCAGCGAAGCCAAGGGAGCCGTCCATGA